A region of Silurus meridionalis isolate SWU-2019-XX chromosome 15, ASM1480568v1, whole genome shotgun sequence DNA encodes the following proteins:
- the exd1 gene encoding piRNA biogenesis protein EXD1, which yields MVSLDDYQFLERFKSKRIRLITKESTFEGIVQRINLNKTIILDDVVEIRSGSRFRGAKLFFGQEIQNVEFAPSSNTDPLEDEDHGKVGQLSLAEFQPYRSTLFDDGVIEEEEHSVNYVVVDEFHEKFGPALMHIRKQQVIGLGLDGVGAFQNERLCWLQVATKNNVYLFDILLLGARAFRNGLSTILESTNILKVMHDCRRISGCLSAQFGVNLLNVFDTQVADVMHFYAETGGFLPTRVSVLQEVINDHLKMPLSSLSIKDQLCREDQQVWYVRPCPAPLLKVMALSVIHLQPLRLVLLDALMSDYTSLVDSYLKSGQENPIHTEDIGKSGLELPHELREIDIIKRERQKRAVDHYNITKDGLLDRYNIKPISKPDSEIQEQPEVLDYSLDAGKRCPSFPETSTLEDGSVPDKKTASMPSLGRGLMLSAPLEPISESALRQTSTAKTEPFAFMGGVAQNRFCSLPVMGRGFFNKQL from the coding sequence ATGGTGTCTTTGGACGACTATCAGTTTTTGGAGAGATTTAAAAGTAAACGCATCCGACTTATAACAAAAGAAAGCACATTTGAGGGCATCGTTCAACGCATTAATTTGAACAAGACCATCATCTTAGATGACGTGGTTGAGATCCGGAGCGGCAGCCGGTTTCGCGGAGCTAAACTCTTCTTTGGACAAGAAATTCAGAATGTTGAGTTTGCTCCCTCGTCTAACACTGACCCCCTGGAGGACGAGGATCATGGCAAGGTCGGCCAGCTGAGCCTGGCTGAGTTTCAGCCCTACAGAAGTACGCTGTTTGATGATGGAGTGATAGAGGAGGAAGAGCACTCCGTGAACTACGTGGTGGTAGATGAGTTCCACGAGAAGTTTGGTCCTGCACTGATGCACATCCGGAAGCAGCAGGTGATCGGGCTTGGTCTGGATGGAGTTGGTGCATTTCAGAACGAGAGGCTCTGCTGGCTGCAGGTGGCAACCAAAAACAACGTGTACCTCTTTGACATCTTGTTGCTGGGTGCCCGAGCTTTCAGAAATGGCCTTTCCACCATTCTGGAGAGCACGAACATCCTGAAAGTCATGCACGACTGCCGGAGGATCTCCGGGTGTCTGAGTGCGCAGTTTGGCGTGAATCTTCTGAACGTGTTTGATACTCAGGTTGCAGATGTGATGCACTTTTACGCAGAGACAGGTGGATTCCTGCCCACGCGGGTGAGTGTGCTGCAAGAGGTCATCAACGATCACTTAAAAATGCCCTTGTCCTCTCTGAGCATCAAAGATCAGCTCTGTAGGGAAGACCAACAAGTCTGGTATGTCCGTCCCTGCCCTGCTCCGCTCCTAAAAGTCATGGCTTTGTCTGTGATCCACCTGCAACCTCTCCGTCTTGTACTTTTGGACGCTCTGATGTCTGACTACACCAGTCTGGTGGACTCTTATCTAAAGAGCGGTCAGGAAAATCCTATACACACAGAGGACATTGGCAAGAGCGGGCTGGAGCTCCCTCACGAGCTGCGTGAGATTGACATAATCAAgcgtgagagacagaaaagggCTGTGGACCACTACAACATCACCAAGGATGGACTTCTGGACCGCTACAATATCAAGCCTATTTCAAAGCCAGACTCAGAGATTCAGGAACAGCCTGAGGTTCTGGATTACAGCCTGGATGCTGGAAAAAGGTGTCCCTCTTTTCCTGAAACGTCAACACTAGAAGACGGAAGCGTACCAGACAAGAAGACGGCCTCTATGCCGAGTTTAGGAAGGGGACTTATGCTTTCTGCCCCACTGGAACCCATCAGTGAAAGTGCACTACGCCAGACAAGCACTGCAAAGACAGAACCGTTCGCCTTCATGGGGGGTGTAGCTCAAAACAGGTTCTGTTCTTTGCCTGTCATGGGAAGAGGATTCTTTAACAAACAGTTGTAG